GCCTTCCCGAGAGCATTCTCAACGACCTCGAAGGCCGGGTTGACATGATCAACGTGGCCAGTGGCGAAACCGTCTGTTCGGCTGGTGATGATAGCGATGCTCTGTATATCGTGGTCACGGGGCGACTGCGGATCTGGACACCGGATGCTGGGTCGGGCAACAGCCTGCTCAGCGAAGTGGGCGCCGGGGCGAGTGTCGGCGAGATGGGCGTGATTACCGGCAATCCGAGAGCCGCCGACGTTCGAGCCGTCCGCGATTCGACTCTGGCGAAACTCCCCGCCGCCCATCTGCACGATCTGCTCAGCCGCTATCCAGAAGAAATCAACCGGCTGTTCGTCGGAGTCATTGTCGGGCACTTCATGGGGACCGGGACCAAGCGCGCCAAGGCCCGCAATACCGCCGCGACCTTTGCCCTGATTCCCGTTCGCGCTGGTTTGCCCCTACGCGATATCGGCGAGACCCTGAAAAAGTCACTCGATGCCCATGGCAGTTCCATCATCATGGACAGCGAGCGGTGCGAACGGCTTCTTGAGCGCCCCGGCATCGCCCAACTCCCCTTCGACGATACCCGCAACGGTTCGTTTCTGGGCTGGCTCAACGAACAGGAATCCCAGGCTGATTTCGCCATCTATTTGGCTGATTCGGATACCAGCAATTGGTCTCATCGCTGCCTGCGTCAGGCGGACCACGTGCTGTTTGTCGGCAAGGGCGGCGATTCACCGGATATCGGGGATATCGAAGGAGCCTTGTTGAAAACGCCGCTGCAAGGAGTCCGCAAAACCCTGCTGCTGGTCCATGCTCCAGAGACCAAGGTTCCCCAAGGCAGCCTGGCTTGGTTGGAAGCAAGGCAGGTGGGTCTGCATCACCATGTGCGCTTGGGCGACGACGCCGATTTCGACCGCCTCGCCCGCTTCCTGACCGGGCGCGCCGTCTCGCTGGTATTCGGCGGCGGCGGGGCGCGCGGCTTCGCCCATGTGGGCGTGATGCGCGCGTTGCAGGCCAACGGCATTCCCATTGATTTGGTGGGCGGGACCTCCATGGGCGCCCTGATCGGTTCTCAGACCGCCATGCAGCACCCGGCCGATCAGATCTTGGAAGATACGGTGAAACTCTGCCTGGATGGGGATGAGATGACCGTGCCCATGGTCTCGCTGTTCACCGGCAAGAAGTTCTCCGCCGGAGTGCGGCGGATTTGCGGCGAGCATACGGTGGAAGACCTCTGGCACCGCTACTACAGCGTTTCGTGCAACATCAGCCGCGCCAAGGTTCGGGTCCATGACCGGGGACCGCTCTATCGCGCCGTGTTGGCCAGCAATACACCGCCGGCTCTGT
The sequence above is drawn from the Magnetospira sp. QH-2 genome and encodes:
- a CDS encoding cyclic nucleotide-binding domain-containing protein; this encodes MDKIELLADSPFFAEAAPATREAIAEAAEEISLANGEILFSSGDQADSIYLILEGALKLELPTESGSRVLGHPGPGRTVGIIPLLGEGTRVATAYAEGATKVLKISSTMMERLTDSLGDAMTPVIEALSNRLMRRRLGMVLRDSEKFGSLPESILNDLEGRVDMINVASGETVCSAGDDSDALYIVVTGRLRIWTPDAGSGNSLLSEVGAGASVGEMGVITGNPRAADVRAVRDSTLAKLPAAHLHDLLSRYPEEINRLFVGVIVGHFMGTGTKRAKARNTAATFALIPVRAGLPLRDIGETLKKSLDAHGSSIIMDSERCERLLERPGIAQLPFDDTRNGSFLGWLNEQESQADFAIYLADSDTSNWSHRCLRQADHVLFVGKGGDSPDIGDIEGALLKTPLQGVRKTLLLVHAPETKVPQGSLAWLEARQVGLHHHVRLGDDADFDRLARFLTGRAVSLVFGGGGARGFAHVGVMRALQANGIPIDLVGGTSMGALIGSQTAMQHPADQILEDTVKLCLDGDEMTVPMVSLFTGKKFSAGVRRICGEHTVEDLWHRYYSVSCNISRAKVRVHDRGPLYRAVLASNTPPALFPPFIEDGDLHVDGALLNNLPVDIMQRYNEGGQIIAVDVDPQNDMTTIDPYEGGLSGWQVLGAKLNPFAQKMNVPNLGSIVARATAIGGIAQYKNTLAGLADLYLSPPTGDFAIMAYKDGPKIADMAYDYAMPVIEEWRKANGAA